One segment of Carya illinoinensis cultivar Pawnee chromosome 1, C.illinoinensisPawnee_v1, whole genome shotgun sequence DNA contains the following:
- the LOC122302995 gene encoding uncharacterized protein LOC122302995 isoform X1 → MSDPDNGNLLIHQEPPPSLLHIPDIDHDLHDSLEANHFALLRLNSNNSFSSNPDDHLHHHHNACSTCGCTRSFSKKSVKRRPPSLSPSFQDSLTTTIPSDDSEPTNPKKLILDQDYLTLLGFSKLSLPPSAPALTQPPSLPLFHPVICRSASDPFNSPSKNAVVQPRMDSLAAESGFPVVNSNPHSPENARNGVIQVTPPSNSGLPPLPPTLRRSISDPTPSPAKTHSWSSSSGDATVGLSKKKTPNSKKRLRRMKDRMNEMSKWCEQVIREQQEEEDGGAEYNNASAKDDPLPDFEESVFVERVGEGLTVRFKCPCGKGYQILLSGRDCYYKLM, encoded by the exons ATGAGTGATCCCGATAACGGTAACCTTTTAATTCATCAAGAACCACCACCCTCTTTGCTACATATCCCTGATATTGATCATGATTTGCATGACTCGTTGGAGGCTAACCACTTCGCCTTGCTCCGCCTCAACAGCAACAACAGTTTCAGCTCCAACCCCGACGaccacctccaccaccaccacaatgcTTGCTCCACTTGCGGCTGCACTCGTTCCTTCTCCAAAAAGTCCGTCAAACGCCGCCCTCCCTCCCTTTCTCCTTCTTTCCAAGACTCCCTCACCACCACCATCCCCTCCGACGACTCCGAACCCACCAATCCCAAGAAGCTCATCCTCGACCAAGACTACCTCACCCTCCTCGGCTTCTCCAAGCTCTCCCTACCCCCCTCCGCTCCTGCCCTAACCCAACCTCCTTCTCTGCCCCTGTTCCACCCTGTTATCTGTCGCTCCGCTTCTGACCCTTTCAACTCCCCCTCCAAGAATGCTGTCGTCCAGCCTCGGATGGATTCCCTTGCTGCTGAGTCAGGTTTCCCCGTCGTCAACTCGAACCCTCATTCGCCGGAGAATGCCAGGAATGGTGTCATCCAGGTCACACCGCCGTCGAATTCCGGGTTGCCTCCTCTTCCTCCGACTCTGCGTAGGTCGATTTCGGACCCGACTCCGTCGCCGGCGAAGACCCACTCATGGTCCTCGAGCTCTGGGGATGCAACCGTGGGTTTGAGCAAAAAGAAGACCCCCAACTCCAAG AAGAGGCTGAGAAGGATGAAGGATCGCATGAATGAGATGAGCAAGTGGTGTGAGCAGGTAATCCGTgaacaacaagaagaagaagatggaggcGCTGAATATAATAATGCCTCAGCaaag GATGATCCTTTGCCAGATTTTGAAGAATCTGTGTTCGTGGAGAGGGTGGGGGAGGGCCTAACCGTTCGTTTCAAGTGTCCCTGTGGCAAAGGCTATCAGATTCTTCTCTCTGGAAGAGACTGTTACTACAAGCTCATGTAG
- the LOC122302995 gene encoding uncharacterized protein LOC122302995 isoform X2 yields the protein MSDPDNGNLLIHQEPPPSLLHIPDIDHDLHDSLEANHFALLRLNSNNSFSSNPDDHLHHHHNACSTCGCTRSFSKKSVKRRPPSLSPSFQDSLTTTIPSDDSEPTNPKKLILDQDYLTLLGFSKLSLPPSAPALTQPPSLPLFHPVICRSASDPFNSPSKNAVVQPRMDSLAAESGFPVVNSNPHSPENARNGVIQVTPPSNSGLPPLPPTLRRSISDPTPSPAKTHSWSSSSGDATVGLSKKKTPNSKRLRRMKDRMNEMSKWCEQVIREQQEEEDGGAEYNNASAKDDPLPDFEESVFVERVGEGLTVRFKCPCGKGYQILLSGRDCYYKLM from the exons ATGAGTGATCCCGATAACGGTAACCTTTTAATTCATCAAGAACCACCACCCTCTTTGCTACATATCCCTGATATTGATCATGATTTGCATGACTCGTTGGAGGCTAACCACTTCGCCTTGCTCCGCCTCAACAGCAACAACAGTTTCAGCTCCAACCCCGACGaccacctccaccaccaccacaatgcTTGCTCCACTTGCGGCTGCACTCGTTCCTTCTCCAAAAAGTCCGTCAAACGCCGCCCTCCCTCCCTTTCTCCTTCTTTCCAAGACTCCCTCACCACCACCATCCCCTCCGACGACTCCGAACCCACCAATCCCAAGAAGCTCATCCTCGACCAAGACTACCTCACCCTCCTCGGCTTCTCCAAGCTCTCCCTACCCCCCTCCGCTCCTGCCCTAACCCAACCTCCTTCTCTGCCCCTGTTCCACCCTGTTATCTGTCGCTCCGCTTCTGACCCTTTCAACTCCCCCTCCAAGAATGCTGTCGTCCAGCCTCGGATGGATTCCCTTGCTGCTGAGTCAGGTTTCCCCGTCGTCAACTCGAACCCTCATTCGCCGGAGAATGCCAGGAATGGTGTCATCCAGGTCACACCGCCGTCGAATTCCGGGTTGCCTCCTCTTCCTCCGACTCTGCGTAGGTCGATTTCGGACCCGACTCCGTCGCCGGCGAAGACCCACTCATGGTCCTCGAGCTCTGGGGATGCAACCGTGGGTTTGAGCAAAAAGAAGACCCCCAACTCCAAG AGGCTGAGAAGGATGAAGGATCGCATGAATGAGATGAGCAAGTGGTGTGAGCAGGTAATCCGTgaacaacaagaagaagaagatggaggcGCTGAATATAATAATGCCTCAGCaaag GATGATCCTTTGCCAGATTTTGAAGAATCTGTGTTCGTGGAGAGGGTGGGGGAGGGCCTAACCGTTCGTTTCAAGTGTCCCTGTGGCAAAGGCTATCAGATTCTTCTCTCTGGAAGAGACTGTTACTACAAGCTCATGTAG